From the Solibacillus sp. FSL R5-0449 genome, one window contains:
- the citZ gene encoding citrate synthase, whose product MSATKGLEGIVAAESKISSIIDDTLTYVGYGIDDLTNNATFEEVVFLLWNTRLPNAEELANLKEELAKNMEIPAAITDLFKSMPLNTVHPMAALRTAVSMLGAFDEEADVMEAEANYRKAIRLQAKIGTVVTTFARVRQGKEPVAPKPELGYAANFLYMLKGEEPAAIEIEAFDKALILHADHELNASTFTARVCVATLSDVYSGVTSAIGALKGPLHGGANEQVMKMLTEIGSIDKVESWVQNKLDNKEKIMGFGHRVYRKGDPRAPHLRVMSEKLTKLTGKPELYDMSVKIHDMIVEQKKLPANVDFFSASVYDSLGIEHDLFTPIFAVSRTSGWVAHILEQYANNRLIRPRAEYVGPDMQKYVPINER is encoded by the coding sequence ATGTCAGCAACAAAAGGTTTAGAAGGTATCGTAGCAGCAGAATCGAAAATTTCTTCAATTATCGATGATACACTTACATATGTAGGGTATGGCATCGACGACCTAACTAACAATGCGACTTTTGAAGAAGTAGTATTCTTGTTATGGAACACGCGTTTACCAAACGCTGAAGAATTAGCTAACTTAAAAGAAGAACTAGCTAAAAATATGGAAATTCCAGCGGCAATCACAGATTTATTCAAATCTATGCCTTTAAACACAGTGCACCCAATGGCGGCACTTCGTACAGCTGTATCTATGTTAGGTGCATTTGACGAAGAAGCAGATGTTATGGAAGCTGAAGCAAACTACCGTAAAGCAATCCGTTTACAAGCAAAAATTGGTACTGTAGTAACGACTTTTGCTCGTGTACGTCAAGGTAAAGAACCAGTTGCTCCAAAACCAGAATTAGGTTATGCAGCAAACTTCTTATATATGCTGAAAGGTGAAGAACCAGCAGCAATCGAAATCGAAGCATTCGATAAAGCGTTAATTTTACACGCTGACCACGAATTAAACGCTTCTACATTCACTGCACGTGTATGTGTTGCAACATTATCAGATGTATACTCTGGTGTTACTTCTGCAATCGGCGCTTTAAAAGGCCCATTACACGGTGGTGCTAACGAGCAAGTTATGAAAATGTTAACTGAAATCGGTTCAATCGATAAAGTTGAATCTTGGGTTCAAAACAAATTAGATAACAAAGAAAAAATCATGGGCTTCGGTCACCGCGTTTACCGTAAAGGCGACCCACGTGCACCTCACTTACGTGTAATGTCTGAAAAGCTTACTAAATTAACAGGCAAACCAGAATTATACGATATGTCAGTAAAAATCCATGATATGATCGTTGAGCAAAAGAAATTACCTGCAAACGTAGATTTCTTCTCAGCATCAGTATATGATTCTTTAGGTATCGAGCATGACTTATTCACACCAATCTTCGCAGTATCTCGTACTTCAGGTTGGGTAGCGCACATTTTAGAGCAGTATGCAAACAACCGTCTAATCCGTCCACGTGCGGAGTATGTTGGTCCAGATATGCAAAAATACGTTCCAATTAACGAGCGCTAA
- the pyk gene encoding pyruvate kinase: MRKTKIVCTIGPASESPEMLEKLIDAGMNVARLNFSHGNHEEHANRIASIREAAERMKKPVGILLDTKGPEIRTHSMENGELHLVTGQVIDISMTEVLGNESRFSITYDQLIEDVDQNDIILLDDGLIELRVLAKDTEQGLIHTIVENAGILKNKKGVNVPGVSVKLPGITEKDAADILFGIEQGIDFIAASFVRTAKDVLEIRELLEQNGGSHIQIIPKIENQEGVDNIDEIIEVSDGLMVARGDLGVEIPAEEVPLVQKSLIKKCNQVGKPVITATQMLDSMQRNPRPTRAEASDVANAIMDGTDAIMLSGETAAGLYPVESVATMNKIAIRTENALDYRAIVSTRSREKEANMTEAISQAVAYTSINLGVKAVLAPTESGNTARMIAKYRPGVSIIAVTSQPNVAQKLTLVWGVKPILTQRVSTTDEILELSVDEALKHEFVSHGDVVVITAGLPVGEAGTTNLMKVHVIGDLLARGQGIGKLSVVGNAIIANNASEALAYDTEGAIIVTVGSDREMMPAIEKCAGIITEEGGLTSHAAVVGLSLGIPVIVGVKEATTLIQHGQEITMDAETGVIYKGHASVL, encoded by the coding sequence ATGAGAAAAACTAAAATTGTTTGTACTATTGGACCAGCTAGTGAATCACCAGAAATGTTAGAAAAGTTAATTGATGCAGGGATGAATGTTGCCCGCTTAAACTTCTCACACGGAAATCATGAAGAACATGCAAACCGTATTGCCTCAATTCGTGAAGCAGCAGAACGCATGAAAAAACCGGTTGGAATTTTATTGGACACAAAAGGACCTGAAATCAGAACACACTCAATGGAAAATGGTGAGTTGCATTTAGTAACAGGGCAAGTAATCGATATTTCGATGACAGAAGTTTTAGGGAATGAATCACGTTTCTCCATCACATATGATCAGCTGATTGAAGACGTAGACCAAAACGATATTATCTTATTGGATGACGGCTTAATCGAATTGCGTGTACTTGCGAAAGATACAGAACAAGGGTTAATTCATACAATCGTTGAAAACGCCGGTATTTTAAAGAATAAAAAAGGTGTGAACGTACCAGGTGTTTCTGTGAAATTACCTGGTATTACAGAAAAAGATGCTGCGGATATTTTATTCGGTATTGAGCAGGGCATCGATTTCATCGCCGCTTCATTTGTTCGTACAGCAAAAGATGTCCTAGAAATTCGTGAGCTGTTGGAACAAAATGGTGGAAGCCACATTCAAATTATTCCTAAAATCGAAAACCAGGAAGGCGTTGACAACATCGATGAAATTATCGAAGTGTCAGACGGTTTAATGGTAGCGCGTGGGGACTTAGGTGTAGAAATTCCTGCAGAAGAAGTACCGTTAGTACAAAAATCATTGATCAAAAAATGTAACCAAGTCGGCAAGCCTGTTATTACAGCTACACAAATGCTTGACTCAATGCAGCGCAACCCTCGTCCGACTCGTGCGGAAGCATCAGACGTTGCGAATGCTATTATGGATGGTACAGATGCAATCATGCTTTCAGGTGAAACGGCAGCAGGACTTTATCCGGTAGAATCTGTAGCGACAATGAACAAAATTGCAATCCGGACGGAAAATGCTTTGGATTACCGAGCAATTGTATCGACACGAAGCCGTGAAAAAGAAGCAAATATGACAGAAGCGATTTCCCAGGCAGTTGCCTATACTTCGATTAACCTTGGTGTTAAAGCAGTATTAGCTCCAACTGAAAGCGGAAATACGGCAAGAATGATTGCAAAATATCGACCAGGTGTATCAATTATTGCGGTTACAAGTCAGCCAAATGTCGCTCAGAAATTGACATTAGTATGGGGCGTGAAACCAATTTTAACGCAACGTGTTTCCACTACGGATGAGATTTTAGAGTTATCTGTTGATGAAGCGCTAAAACATGAATTTGTCAGCCATGGAGATGTAGTTGTAATTACTGCTGGTCTTCCGGTTGGTGAAGCGGGTACAACGAACTTAATGAAAGTACATGTAATTGGTGACTTATTGGCACGTGGACAAGGTATCGGTAAACTATCTGTTGTTGGTAATGCGATTATTGCTAACAATGCATCAGAAGCATTAGCTTACGATACTGAAGGCGCAATTATTGTTACAGTAGGCTCTGACCGTGAAATGATGCCGGCGATCGAAAAATGCGCAGGTATTATTACAGAAGAAGGCGGATTAACATCCCATGCTGCTGTAGTCGGCTTAAGCTTAGGAATTCCTGTAATTGTCGGTGTAAAAGAAGCAACGACTCTAATTCAGCACGGACAGGAAATTACAATGGATGCCGAAACGGGTGTCATTTATAAAGGCCACGCCAGCGTTCTTTAA
- a CDS encoding FxsA family protein: protein MKKILFGLLALVFAEIAVFIVIGNAIGVFYTLLLITFTSIAGVLIAKKRGTKSIQDIQKSLQQGQPPAVPVIETFMIFIGGILLALPGFITDIFGLLFVSGITRNLFKPVVFYFLRKKMKRGQVVILQK, encoded by the coding sequence ATGAAAAAAATTTTATTTGGATTACTCGCACTCGTATTTGCCGAAATTGCGGTATTTATCGTAATTGGAAACGCGATCGGTGTTTTCTATACATTATTATTAATCACTTTCACATCCATAGCAGGAGTGTTGATCGCCAAAAAACGCGGAACAAAATCTATACAGGATATTCAAAAAAGTTTGCAGCAAGGTCAGCCACCAGCAGTACCGGTCATTGAAACATTTATGATTTTTATTGGTGGAATTCTGTTGGCATTACCGGGTTTCATTACGGATATTTTTGGATTATTATTTGTATCAGGCATTACACGAAACTTATTTAAACCGGTCGTCTTCTATTTTTTACGTAAAAAAATGAAGAGGGGACAAGTTGTTATTTTGCAAAAATAG
- a CDS encoding AI-2E family transporter, protein MDYTNKTNQWLVKSRNIIVLLLYIILFYFIPPIIFGLFFAYLLFPVFLFFKQQFRLPFFLVVIILSVFLISVVVSVILLIIHSFITILPQLQSTLLSLDSTYMKHPLLPFIVEKLQSLIRDLLFYTINFIKNSFQSIFEFFIFIVTFYFALMESYKNRLWFFAYIPKAYRTTWARYFQKGMELIGRFIVVEMQLFTLTFILLCIGFYFLKFEAFVIKAFLIAFADCLPFLGIGIFLIPVSIYYFIVNEPVMGIAILVLYFIVQMIRQLTESMLWSHTLHLRMIHTFLISAASVLLFGFYGIILSPILLMIAIKVKQHAIFAK, encoded by the coding sequence ATGGATTATACAAATAAAACAAACCAATGGCTAGTAAAAAGTAGGAATATTATCGTTCTCTTACTTTATATCATACTTTTTTATTTCATTCCGCCAATAATTTTCGGACTGTTTTTTGCTTATTTATTGTTTCCCGTTTTCCTCTTTTTCAAGCAACAATTCAGACTGCCCTTCTTTCTCGTCGTCATTATACTTTCCGTCTTTCTAATTTCTGTTGTCGTCTCGGTTATCCTGCTCATCATTCACAGTTTTATCACCATTCTCCCTCAGCTGCAGTCAACACTTTTGTCTTTGGACAGCACCTATATGAAACATCCGCTACTTCCGTTTATTGTTGAAAAACTTCAAAGTTTAATAAGGGACTTGCTGTTCTACACGATCAATTTTATAAAGAATAGTTTTCAGTCTATATTTGAATTTTTCATTTTCATTGTGACATTCTACTTCGCCTTGATGGAAAGCTATAAAAACCGGTTATGGTTTTTCGCTTATATTCCGAAAGCGTATCGCACTACATGGGCCCGCTACTTTCAAAAAGGAATGGAGCTTATCGGCCGCTTTATCGTAGTCGAAATGCAATTGTTTACGCTGACATTCATTCTGTTATGTATAGGGTTTTACTTTTTGAAGTTTGAAGCATTTGTTATTAAAGCCTTTTTAATCGCTTTTGCAGACTGCCTTCCTTTTTTAGGAATCGGAATTTTCCTTATTCCCGTTTCGATTTATTATTTTATTGTAAATGAACCGGTCATGGGCATTGCTATTCTCGTACTGTACTTTATTGTCCAAATGATAAGGCAGCTAACTGAATCAATGCTCTGGTCGCATACGTTACATTTACGTATGATCCACACATTTCTGATCAGCGCTGCCTCAGTTTTATTATTCGGTTTTTATGGAATCATCCTCAGTCCAATATTATTAATGATTGCCATTAAAGTGAAACAACATGCTATTTTTGCAAAATAA